The Scytonema hofmannii PCC 7110 genome includes a region encoding these proteins:
- a CDS encoding cupin domain-containing protein, with the protein MSQVEIPMQDQYNNGEQNSVIPETTLIGNPEEPVVLPDKNRPGYWLIGDRASFVATSDDTNGQYSLFDFYTVPQGGPFPHIHGSEKEFAYILEGEISYQLNDETFTATPGTFVNKNPNEEDVHTFANLGDTPSRHLEFVLPSGIENAFATVGVPGSVLVPKTWFNKM; encoded by the coding sequence GTGTCACAAGTTGAAATCCCAATGCAAGACCAGTACAACAATGGTGAACAGAATTCAGTCATTCCAGAAACCACATTGATAGGAAATCCTGAAGAGCCAGTGGTACTACCAGATAAAAATCGACCTGGATACTGGCTAATCGGGGACCGAGCTAGTTTTGTCGCAACTAGTGACGATACCAACGGGCAATACTCACTCTTCGATTTCTATACTGTTCCACAGGGCGGTCCTTTTCCCCACATCCATGGTTCGGAAAAAGAGTTTGCCTACATCTTGGAAGGAGAAATCTCTTATCAACTCAATGATGAAACTTTTACAGCAACTCCTGGAACATTTGTTAATAAAAACCCCAATGAAGAAGATGTTCATACATTTGCTAATTTGGGAGACACACCATCGCGTCACTTAGAGTTTGTTTTACCTTCAGGTATAGAGAACGCATTTGCAACAGTCGGTGTACCTGGCTCAGTCTTAGTTCCAAAAACCTGGTTTAATAAGATGTAA
- a CDS encoding efflux RND transporter permease subunit, which yields MLSAIIKWAIARRWLVILGAIVVTLWIFQTIIQMPLDVFPSFAPPQVEIQTEAPGLAPEEVESLVTLPIESAINGTPGVTEVRSSSASGISVVKIIFNWGTNTYQARQLVTERLQQAQSKLPEGVETPQISPTSSPIGTVLQYAFTSRSTSLMELRRIVDWQVTNRLLAVPGVSQVVAYGGDVRQYQVLVDPAKLRAFNVSLEDVVKAANAANVNAPGGYLITPDREKLIRGIGRIESIEELQQSAIAARNGTPVKISDVADVQIGAAIKRGDGSYNGEKAIIVMINKQPQADTPTVTHAIEAAMSEIKAGLPKDVKVTATFRQENYIDSSIENVREALVEGSIIVALILIPFLMNWRNLAVCLTALPLSLLVGVMLLNWMGQGLNTMTLGGLAVAIGSAVDDAIVDAENVYRNLRENKHSPRPRPVLDVVFDGCQEVRDSVFGATIITLIVFSPIFALTGVEGSIFIPMGLGYIAAVVASSLIALTVTPALCAILLPYGQLPEREPWVARFFKRLYHPLLGFSLRYSGIIIVIAIASLVAAIAIVPSLGRVFLPEFQEQTLVNTISLYPGTSLEATNAAGEAIQAALKNDPRFPYVQLRSGRALGDAEAAGVNLGHVDIELSDEGMKDREGTIEKLRSEFGKLPGVAPNIGGFISHRMDEVLSGVRSAIAIKIFGSDLEQLRTIGQQVNEIMGSVEGLVDLQLEPQVPVEQIQIKFDRNAASRYGLTVGQIAEIMETALNGRVVSQVLEKQQTFDLVVWLKPDARQNLDTIRNLLVDTPNGNKIPLAQVAKIDNGTGPNTINRENVSRLIVVSANTSGRDVRSIVSEIQDKVKRQVQIRDGYFIQYAGQFEAEERATQNILIFSAIAFVVITVIMYLSVKSIPSTATIMINLPLALVGGIFSVALTGGVISIASLVGFVTLFGVATRNGLLLVDNYNTKFAEGMPVKEILVKGTMERLNAILMTAFTSALGLAPLVFESGPGKEILQPLSIVVLGGLFTSTALTLVVLPALYAKFGRILLPRTSSVVGNGKAVGAVFER from the coding sequence ATGCTAAGTGCCATTATCAAATGGGCGATCGCTCGCCGCTGGCTAGTTATTTTAGGTGCAATTGTTGTCACTTTATGGATATTCCAAACAATTATCCAAATGCCCTTGGATGTCTTTCCTAGCTTTGCGCCGCCCCAAGTCGAAATTCAAACTGAAGCACCAGGGCTTGCACCAGAGGAAGTTGAATCTTTAGTCACTTTACCAATTGAAAGTGCTATCAATGGAACTCCAGGAGTGACAGAGGTACGCTCTTCGAGTGCATCGGGAATATCCGTTGTTAAAATCATTTTTAACTGGGGAACGAATACCTATCAAGCTCGACAGCTAGTTACAGAACGATTGCAACAAGCTCAAAGTAAGCTACCTGAAGGAGTGGAAACGCCGCAAATTTCCCCCACAAGTTCCCCAATCGGGACTGTGTTACAGTACGCCTTCACTTCTCGTAGTACTTCTTTAATGGAACTGCGGCGCATTGTCGATTGGCAAGTGACAAACCGCCTCTTAGCTGTCCCTGGCGTAAGTCAAGTCGTAGCTTATGGAGGGGACGTTCGGCAATATCAAGTCTTGGTCGATCCCGCAAAGCTAAGAGCGTTTAATGTTTCTCTGGAAGACGTGGTGAAAGCAGCCAATGCTGCCAATGTCAATGCTCCCGGTGGTTATTTAATCACTCCTGACAGAGAAAAGTTAATTCGGGGCATTGGGCGGATTGAATCTATCGAGGAATTACAGCAATCAGCGATCGCAGCCCGCAATGGAACACCTGTCAAAATATCAGATGTTGCAGACGTACAAATTGGTGCAGCTATCAAGCGAGGAGATGGTAGTTATAACGGTGAAAAGGCAATTATTGTGATGATTAACAAACAGCCTCAAGCCGATACCCCCACTGTCACTCATGCGATAGAAGCAGCGATGTCAGAGATTAAAGCAGGCTTACCTAAAGATGTTAAAGTGACTGCAACCTTCCGTCAAGAAAACTATATCGATTCTTCGATTGAAAATGTTAGAGAAGCTTTAGTTGAAGGCAGCATTATTGTTGCCCTCATCCTGATCCCATTTTTAATGAATTGGCGCAACCTAGCTGTTTGTTTAACTGCCCTTCCACTGTCTTTACTAGTAGGAGTAATGTTACTTAATTGGATGGGACAGGGTTTGAATACTATGACTTTGGGAGGGTTAGCAGTAGCCATTGGCTCAGCTGTTGATGATGCAATTGTCGATGCCGAAAATGTTTACCGTAACCTGCGAGAGAATAAACATTCCCCCAGACCACGTCCTGTTTTAGATGTTGTCTTTGATGGCTGTCAAGAAGTGCGCGATTCGGTCTTTGGAGCTACTATTATTACCCTGATTGTGTTCTCCCCAATTTTTGCTTTAACGGGCGTTGAAGGTAGCATTTTTATACCGATGGGTCTTGGCTACATAGCAGCAGTTGTAGCTTCCAGTCTCATTGCGCTAACGGTCACTCCAGCTTTATGCGCTATCTTGCTGCCATACGGTCAATTGCCAGAAAGGGAACCTTGGGTAGCAAGATTTTTCAAGCGGCTTTATCATCCTTTATTAGGATTCTCTCTGCGATACTCTGGAATTATCATAGTTATAGCCATTGCTAGTTTAGTAGCAGCTATTGCGATTGTTCCCTCATTGGGGCGGGTGTTTTTACCAGAGTTTCAGGAGCAAACTTTGGTGAATACTATCTCACTTTATCCGGGTACATCTTTGGAGGCTACAAATGCAGCAGGAGAAGCAATTCAGGCGGCACTAAAAAATGACCCTAGATTTCCTTACGTGCAGTTGCGTTCTGGACGTGCCTTAGGAGATGCGGAAGCAGCAGGGGTGAACTTAGGACACGTAGATATTGAGTTAAGTGACGAAGGAATGAAAGACAGGGAGGGAACAATTGAAAAGTTGCGGTCTGAATTTGGTAAATTACCAGGGGTCGCACCGAATATAGGAGGTTTCATCTCTCACCGTATGGATGAGGTGTTGTCTGGAGTTAGGAGTGCTATTGCGATCAAAATTTTCGGATCTGATTTAGAACAACTCCGCACCATTGGGCAACAGGTCAATGAGATTATGGGAAGTGTTGAAGGTCTTGTAGATTTACAACTCGAACCTCAAGTACCCGTCGAACAAATTCAAATTAAATTTGACCGCAATGCAGCTAGTAGATATGGTTTGACAGTGGGACAAATTGCGGAAATCATGGAAACTGCTCTTAATGGGAGGGTGGTTTCCCAAGTTTTGGAAAAGCAACAAACTTTTGACCTAGTTGTCTGGTTAAAACCAGATGCACGTCAAAACCTGGATACTATTCGTAATTTACTCGTCGATACCCCAAACGGGAATAAAATTCCTTTAGCACAAGTTGCCAAAATTGACAATGGCACTGGTCCTAACACTATTAATAGAGAAAATGTTTCCCGTTTGATTGTGGTTTCTGCTAATACTAGCGGTAGAGATGTGCGCTCTATTGTCAGTGAAATTCAAGACAAAGTTAAGCGACAGGTACAGATAAGAGATGGTTACTTTATCCAGTATGCAGGGCAATTTGAGGCAGAAGAACGTGCTACACAAAACATTTTAATATTTAGTGCGATCGCCTTCGTGGTCATTACGGTTATTATGTACCTTTCAGTCAAATCTATTCCCTCTACCGCGACGATTATGATTAACTTGCCTTTGGCTTTGGTAGGGGGTATATTTTCTGTAGCTTTGACTGGAGGTGTGATTTCCATTGCTTCTTTGGTTGGTTTTGTCACCCTGTTTGGAGTGGCTACCCGCAACGGGTTGCTGCTGGTGGATAACTACAACACCAAATTTGCTGAAGGAATGCCTGTTAAAGAAATCTTGGTTAAAGGTACGATGGAACGACTCAACGCCATTTTGATGACGGCTTTTACCTCAGCTTTAGGATTAGCACCGCTAGTCTTTGAAAGTGGTCCTGGAAAGGAAATTTTACAACCTCTTTCTATCGTGGTGTTAGGTGGTTTGTTTACATCTACGGCATTGACACTCGTAGTTTTACCCGCATTGTATGCTAAATTTGGTAGGATTTTATTGCCACGAACTTCGTCAGTTGTAGGTAATGGTAAGGCAGTTGGAGCGGTCTTTGAGCGTTAA
- a CDS encoding alkaline phosphatase yields the protein MSLKHRQIIIPAAIASAAILAVGAAFAQNIARERLQSVQQAINPGRAKNVILLIGDGMGDSEITIARNYTVGAGGRLALDTLPLTGAMTTYSVLETNPKKPDYTPESASTATAWSTGYKTADGRISTAPGTDEDLTTILELAQAAGYRTGNVTTAELTDATPAAPMSHVNSRVCQGPADMAQCPQDKKSAGGPGSIAEQSVDRGVDVLLGGGKARYEQAIDGGSYAGQTVIQSAIAQGYQVVTDKVGLLAVQPGQKLLGLFTNGNMSVEWTGLPAAKPASGPQRCQENQRPSNEPSLAEMTSKAIELLDQQVKHSRHSARGSGHKGFFLQVESASIDKRDHVSQPCEQIGETVNFDGAVQVALDYAKQNPDTLIIITGDHAHTSQIVENDAAPAGFSSKLITNEDQTMTVTYGTGETPTSQEHTGAQIRVAAQGPQAANVVGVIDQTDIFRIMARALGVEER from the coding sequence ATGTCCTTGAAGCACAGACAAATTATTATTCCTGCTGCCATTGCCAGTGCAGCGATACTTGCTGTAGGAGCAGCTTTCGCTCAAAACATAGCAAGAGAACGCTTACAGTCAGTTCAACAGGCTATTAATCCTGGTCGCGCCAAAAACGTCATTTTGCTGATTGGTGATGGCATGGGCGATTCCGAAATCACAATTGCTCGCAACTACACAGTTGGTGCTGGCGGTCGGCTGGCTCTTGATACGCTGCCTCTAACCGGAGCAATGACAACCTACTCAGTGTTAGAGACTAACCCTAAAAAGCCTGATTATACCCCTGAGTCAGCTTCCACAGCAACTGCTTGGTCAACTGGCTATAAAACGGCGGATGGTCGGATCTCAACTGCACCTGGCACTGATGAGGATTTGACGACAATTCTTGAGCTAGCGCAAGCAGCAGGCTACCGCACTGGGAACGTGACCACTGCCGAGCTAACAGATGCTACACCCGCAGCGCCGATGTCTCATGTGAACAGTCGAGTTTGTCAAGGTCCTGCCGATATGGCACAGTGTCCCCAGGACAAGAAATCGGCTGGTGGTCCTGGCTCAATTGCTGAGCAGTCAGTCGATCGCGGGGTTGATGTTCTTCTGGGCGGAGGTAAGGCACGTTACGAGCAGGCGATCGACGGCGGTTCGTATGCGGGTCAAACTGTAATCCAGTCGGCAATTGCCCAAGGCTACCAAGTCGTCACTGACAAAGTAGGTCTACTCGCAGTGCAGCCCGGTCAGAAGCTACTGGGTTTATTTACCAATGGCAACATGAGCGTTGAATGGACTGGTTTACCAGCTGCCAAACCCGCTAGTGGACCGCAACGTTGTCAAGAGAACCAGCGACCATCGAACGAACCTAGTCTGGCTGAAATGACGAGTAAGGCAATCGAACTTCTTGACCAACAGGTTAAGCACTCAAGGCATTCGGCTAGGGGCAGTGGGCACAAAGGCTTTTTCCTGCAAGTTGAGAGTGCTTCAATTGACAAGCGGGACCACGTATCCCAGCCCTGTGAGCAAATCGGCGAAACCGTCAACTTCGATGGTGCGGTGCAAGTGGCACTCGACTATGCCAAGCAGAACCCCGATACGCTGATTATAATTACAGGTGACCATGCTCACACCAGCCAAATCGTTGAGAACGACGCTGCACCTGCTGGGTTTTCTAGCAAATTAATCACAAATGAAGACCAGACAATGACCGTTACTTATGGAACCGGTGAGACACCAACTTCTCAGGAACACACTGGAGCGCAGATCCGAGTTGCAGCCCAGGGACCACAAGCGGCTAACGTCGTAGGCGTAATTGACCAGACTGATATCTTCCGTATCATGGCTCGTGCGCTCGGCGTGGAGGAGAGGTAA
- a CDS encoding ArsR/SmtB family transcription factor has translation MDKHKGKQDFDLFTSSDAPTCDTHIVHLDNVRSNQTEILPTPKAQQMAEVFGMLADTNRLRLISALFSQELCVCDLAALTKMTESAVSHQLRLLKAMRLVSYRREGRKVYYRLADSHVINLYRSITEHLDESNG, from the coding sequence ATGGATAAGCACAAAGGAAAGCAAGACTTCGACCTATTCACTAGTTCTGATGCACCAACCTGTGACACTCACATAGTGCATCTAGATAATGTACGTTCAAATCAGACGGAAATCCTACCAACTCCCAAGGCACAGCAGATGGCAGAAGTATTTGGGATGTTGGCTGATACAAACCGTCTACGCCTTATATCCGCTCTTTTTAGCCAAGAATTATGTGTCTGTGATTTAGCGGCATTAACAAAAATGACAGAATCAGCTGTTTCTCATCAACTGCGATTATTGAAAGCTATGCGTTTAGTCAGTTATCGTAGAGAAGGTCGGAAAGTCTATTATAGATTGGCTGACAGTCACGTCATCAACCTGTATCGCTCTATTACAGAACATTTGGATGAGTCAAATGGTTAG
- a CDS encoding ArsR/SmtB family transcription factor: protein MLINAQSQAISLKAKLFRGFSDPSRLAILDVLRDGPLTVTEIATVTGLSQSNASNHLGCLRDCGLVISKQEGRYVRYQLSDLRVATVLHLSDRILADVAKGVYECTRYNCQEEE, encoded by the coding sequence ATGCTTATTAATGCTCAATCTCAAGCTATCAGCTTGAAAGCGAAGCTCTTTCGCGGTTTTTCTGACCCTTCGCGGCTAGCCATTCTCGATGTACTGCGAGATGGTCCATTGACTGTAACTGAAATTGCAACGGTGACTGGTCTTAGTCAGTCGAATGCCTCCAACCACCTAGGGTGTTTGCGAGATTGTGGGCTAGTCATTAGTAAGCAGGAAGGTCGTTACGTGCGCTATCAACTTAGCGATTTACGGGTCGCCACAGTTCTGCATCTGAGCGATCGAATCCTAGCGGATGTGGCAAAAGGGGTTTACGAATGCACTCGCTATAACTGTCAGGAGGAAGAATAG
- a CDS encoding four-helix bundle copper-binding protein: MAVSQSHQSLLETCIQNCFDCLRDCENCADACLSGDMVQMMVQCIKLCRDCADTCDLCARFMSRNSALHAQMCKICAEACDRCAAECEKHDHDHCKRCAASCRRCAESCRQMAGAMA, translated from the coding sequence ATGGCAGTATCTCAATCTCACCAATCCCTGCTTGAAACTTGCATTCAGAATTGTTTTGATTGCCTGCGTGATTGCGAAAACTGTGCCGATGCCTGCTTAAGTGGCGATATGGTACAGATGATGGTTCAGTGTATCAAGCTGTGCCGAGATTGCGCTGACACTTGCGATCTGTGCGCCCGTTTCATGTCTCGCAATTCGGCTCTCCATGCTCAAATGTGTAAGATCTGTGCTGAAGCTTGCGATCGCTGTGCGGCTGAGTGTGAAAAGCATGACCACGACCACTGCAAACGCTGCGCCGCATCCTGTCGCCGTTGCGCTGAATCCTGCCGTCAAATGGCTGGAGCAATGGCATAA
- a CDS encoding heavy metal translocating P-type ATPase → MSNQQTLEVVVNGMDCADCARHVQQAIGKLPGVKSVDALWSSKKAVVRFDSTQVDEAAIHKAVETAGYSILTPTVEMRSELKQQTLEVAVNGMDCADCARHVQQAIGKLPGVESVDVFLSSKKAVVRLDPTQVDITDIRSAVIDAGYSLATETVDKPKQQPLGDFTRTILVLFGVVFGAVLFITVVGERLGLFEALTKYVPWPIGLAIVLIGGYPIFRNVIRTTLKGRITSHTLMTLGVIAALAVAEWATAAVVVFFMYIGEYAEKFTAERARRAVKDLTAMAPQMARVERNGVEQVLPVSEVRVGETVIVRPGDKIPVDGEVISGQATVDQAAITGESIPVEVGSGANVFAATLASLGSLRIRATHVGADTTFGRVIKLVQEAEMHRSSVQRIADKFSAYFLPIVIGIATLTFVVRRDPLATAAVLVVACSCSLALATPIAMLASIGAGAKRGLLIKGGKYLEVLDRADVLLIDKTGTLTLGRPQITDVIPLRNISESELLQVAASAERYSEHPLALAVRNAAQQSQLTLHEPINFVAVPGMGVRAQVNSHAVTVGNRRMLHSSVSFPIVDELEAQGKTLLFVTIDDKLTGILAAADTLRAEVPGAIAAVNQLGVRHIELLTGDNERTAAAVAERLGVSYRANLLPEDKIAIVKSYQAKGHTVVMVGDGVNDAPALAQADVGIAMGAAGTDVAIEAAHVALLREDWTLIPELFKVAYRTMYVVKGNIAFTALYNLVGLLLAALGFLPPIVAAAAQSLPDLGILANSSRLLRIRSHH, encoded by the coding sequence ATGTCTAACCAGCAAACTCTTGAGGTAGTTGTTAACGGCATGGACTGTGCCGATTGTGCGCGACACGTCCAGCAAGCTATCGGAAAACTGCCCGGTGTCAAGTCAGTCGATGCCTTGTGGTCTTCTAAGAAAGCCGTTGTCCGATTTGATTCAACTCAGGTAGATGAAGCTGCGATTCACAAAGCTGTGGAAACTGCGGGTTATTCCATCCTTACACCCACTGTAGAGATGCGATCTGAGTTGAAACAGCAAACTCTTGAGGTTGCTGTCAATGGTATGGACTGTGCTGACTGTGCCCGACACGTTCAGCAAGCTATTGGAAAACTGCCTGGTGTTGAGTCGGTTGATGTCTTCTTGTCTTCCAAGAAAGCTGTTGTCCGACTTGACCCAACTCAAGTGGACATAACAGACATCCGCTCCGCTGTGATAGATGCTGGGTATTCGCTGGCGACGGAAACTGTAGACAAGCCAAAACAGCAACCTCTCGGTGATTTCACTAGAACCATTCTGGTCTTGTTTGGCGTTGTCTTTGGTGCAGTGCTATTCATCACGGTGGTAGGCGAACGGCTGGGACTATTTGAAGCTTTGACCAAATACGTCCCGTGGCCCATTGGCTTAGCCATCGTTTTGATTGGGGGCTATCCGATATTCCGCAACGTCATCCGAACTACCTTAAAAGGGAGAATCACCTCTCACACGCTCATGACCCTTGGCGTTATAGCTGCATTGGCAGTGGCAGAATGGGCTACTGCTGCTGTCGTTGTGTTTTTCATGTACATCGGTGAGTATGCCGAGAAGTTCACGGCTGAACGTGCCCGTCGAGCAGTCAAAGACTTGACGGCGATGGCTCCTCAAATGGCACGGGTCGAACGAAACGGTGTAGAGCAGGTTTTACCGGTGAGTGAGGTTCGAGTTGGCGAGACAGTGATTGTGCGACCTGGTGACAAGATTCCTGTTGATGGTGAGGTGATTAGCGGTCAAGCCACAGTAGACCAAGCGGCTATTACAGGCGAGTCCATACCCGTTGAGGTTGGTTCTGGTGCCAATGTGTTTGCAGCTACTCTAGCAAGTTTGGGCAGTCTGCGTATTCGTGCTACTCATGTGGGTGCAGACACGACTTTTGGGCGTGTAATTAAGCTAGTGCAGGAAGCTGAAATGCATCGGTCTTCTGTGCAGCGCATAGCTGACAAGTTCTCGGCTTACTTCCTGCCCATCGTGATAGGCATTGCTACGCTCACCTTCGTAGTTCGTCGCGATCCGCTAGCAACAGCAGCTGTATTGGTTGTGGCGTGTTCGTGTTCCTTGGCGCTTGCGACTCCCATTGCAATGCTAGCTTCCATCGGCGCGGGTGCCAAACGCGGTCTGCTGATTAAGGGGGGTAAATATCTGGAGGTTCTTGACCGTGCGGACGTGTTGTTGATTGACAAGACGGGGACACTCACCTTGGGGCGTCCGCAAATTACTGATGTGATACCGTTGAGAAACATTTCTGAGTCTGAGTTACTACAAGTTGCTGCTTCTGCTGAACGTTACTCAGAGCATCCGCTAGCTTTGGCAGTGCGTAATGCTGCCCAACAAAGCCAACTCACTCTGCATGAGCCTATTAATTTTGTCGCCGTTCCTGGCATGGGTGTGCGAGCACAAGTAAATAGTCATGCTGTGACTGTCGGTAATCGACGGATGCTGCATTCCTCAGTCTCTTTCCCGATTGTTGACGAACTGGAAGCGCAAGGAAAAACGCTACTGTTTGTAACGATAGATGACAAACTAACTGGCATTCTCGCTGCTGCTGATACATTGCGAGCAGAAGTTCCTGGTGCGATCGCTGCTGTAAATCAATTAGGTGTGCGGCATATTGAACTACTAACCGGTGATAATGAGCGAACTGCCGCTGCTGTCGCTGAACGCTTAGGAGTGAGTTATCGCGCCAACCTCTTGCCAGAAGATAAGATTGCCATTGTGAAATCTTATCAAGCCAAAGGTCATACTGTCGTTATGGTGGGAGATGGCGTCAACGATGCTCCAGCACTGGCGCAAGCTGACGTCGGCATCGCTATGGGGGCAGCTGGAACCGATGTGGCGATTGAAGCTGCACACGTAGCGCTGCTGCGCGAAGATTGGACGCTCATACCTGAACTCTTTAAGGTTGCCTACCGTACTATGTATGTAGTGAAGGGAAACATTGCCTTCACCGCGTTGTACAACCTTGTCGGGTTGTTACTGGCTGCGCTAGGCTTTTTGCCACCCATCGTTGCAGCTGCTGCACAATCCTTGCCCGACTTGGGTATTCTCGCCAACTCATCTCGCTTGCTCAGAATCCGCTCTCATCACTGA
- a CDS encoding DUF305 domain-containing protein: MNFKSMQPISWKTGFFAFSFVALASLTSGVLTACSTTADQNQSQAPNTTATDVNDKQMNHGSGGMNHGSGMNHSMDNGPADANYDLRFIDAMRLHHQGAITMAKEALQKSQRSEIKSLARNIIVTQSKEENEMLRSWRQAWYPKASAEPVAYGGEGKSVVPMSKEQQKSMAMDEDLGLANAEFDLRFMNAMIVHHEGAVEMAKDALNKSKRPEIKQLATEIVTSQQKEIDQMKQWRQAWYNKSN; this comes from the coding sequence ATGAATTTCAAGTCTATGCAACCTATTTCTTGGAAAACTGGTTTTTTTGCGTTTAGCTTTGTAGCACTCGCTTCCTTAACAAGCGGCGTGCTGACAGCCTGTTCTACAACGGCTGACCAAAACCAAAGCCAAGCCCCAAATACCACCGCAACCGATGTCAACGACAAGCAGATGAATCATGGCAGTGGCGGCATGAATCATGGTAGCGGCATGAATCATAGCATGGATAATGGTCCGGCTGATGCTAACTATGATTTGCGGTTCATTGATGCGATGAGATTGCATCACCAAGGTGCAATTACAATGGCAAAAGAAGCGCTGCAAAAATCCCAACGCTCTGAAATTAAGAGTTTGGCACGCAACATTATTGTGACTCAAAGCAAAGAAGAAAACGAGATGTTGCGTTCGTGGAGACAAGCTTGGTATCCCAAAGCGAGTGCAGAGCCTGTTGCCTATGGTGGTGAAGGTAAATCTGTCGTACCCATGTCAAAAGAACAACAGAAAAGTATGGCAATGGATGAGGATTTGGGACTTGCCAATGCTGAGTTCGACCTGCGCTTTATGAATGCCATGATTGTCCATCATGAAGGCGCTGTGGAAATGGCTAAAGATGCCTTGAATAAGTCTAAGCGTCCTGAAATCAAGCAATTGGCGACGGAGATTGTGACTTCACAGCAAAAAGAGATTGACCAAATGAAGCAGTGGCGACAAGCTTGGTACAATAAGTCAAACTAG
- a CDS encoding cation diffusion facilitator family transporter, which produces MHLLQIEVKQSTGKLRLLMYVLGLRSSIFLIELGVGIWSNSLSLIAGSGHLFSDLLSIGLTMLVTWFVQGHFIGEATSEYQRVEIWVALLNGLSLMAIALLIVWEVIGHLQSPEPVKGSAMLIVAVLSIVINGFNIHLLHEESHHDLNVRGVFLHSAADAASSFGVLLSAIAVYFWHWLWADAVASLLVVTLLSFSAISLIRDSLQTLSNQHT; this is translated from the coding sequence ATGCATTTACTGCAAATAGAAGTTAAACAAAGTACAGGAAAATTACGGTTACTCATGTACGTTTTGGGACTGCGGAGTAGCATCTTCTTGATAGAACTAGGAGTTGGTATATGGAGCAATAGCCTATCACTAATAGCAGGTTCAGGGCATTTATTTTCAGATTTATTGAGTATAGGATTGACAATGTTAGTAACCTGGTTTGTACAAGGTCATTTCATAGGTGAGGCGACTTCTGAATACCAGCGCGTAGAAATCTGGGTGGCGTTGCTGAATGGCTTGAGCTTGATGGCGATCGCACTTCTAATTGTCTGGGAAGTTATTGGCCACTTACAATCCCCAGAGCCAGTAAAAGGTTCAGCGATGCTAATTGTAGCAGTACTGAGCATAGTAATTAACGGCTTCAATATTCATTTATTGCATGAAGAGAGTCACCATGACCTGAATGTGCGCGGAGTTTTCCTACATAGTGCTGCTGATGCTGCTAGTTCTTTTGGCGTGTTGCTTTCTGCTATTGCTGTATATTTTTGGCATTGGCTGTGGGCAGATGCAGTAGCTAGTTTACTTGTCGTCACCCTTCTGAGCTTTAGTGCTATTTCTCTAATTCGAGATAGTTTGCAAACTTTAAGCAATCAACATACTTGA
- a CDS encoding DUF305 domain-containing protein, translating to MLHNNKNSLPRLTASISLQVILALTPALGAFTIAIEPIVASQPAPRNRLTQLEIRLLRDLIDGHNFAIEMSEVCLQKATLEDLKSVCQQVITAQQQEIQTMQSWLSDWYGITYSPTPNRFGQNVISQLSALSGDDFNITFMKTLASHHWGAIILAGEITDRAYHVEFVNLAANVVTEQVSEINQLRTWLKDIYNIEYVGAAAAGSAANTPEPERNLLNPENDSE from the coding sequence ATGTTGCATAACAACAAAAACTCACTACCACGTTTAACAGCTAGCATCAGCTTACAAGTGATTCTAGCCCTGACACCCGCCTTAGGTGCTTTTACTATTGCGATTGAGCCGATAGTAGCAAGCCAACCTGCTCCAAGAAACAGGCTGACGCAACTTGAAATTCGGCTTCTGCGGGATTTGATTGACGGTCACAACTTTGCGATTGAGATGTCAGAGGTATGTTTACAGAAAGCTACACTTGAAGACTTGAAATCGGTTTGTCAGCAGGTCATCACCGCTCAACAGCAAGAGATTCAAACAATGCAGTCGTGGCTGAGTGACTGGTATGGCATTACATACTCACCAACACCAAACAGGTTTGGTCAAAATGTAATCAGTCAGTTATCAGCGCTAAGTGGAGATGATTTCAATATCACATTCATGAAGACTTTAGCCTCACACCATTGGGGCGCTATCATCTTAGCTGGGGAGATTACCGATCGCGCTTACCACGTAGAATTTGTCAACCTAGCTGCCAATGTTGTTACTGAGCAAGTAAGCGAAATCAATCAGCTACGCACCTGGCTCAAAGATATCTACAATATAGAGTATGTCGGGGCAGCTGCGGCAGGTTCGGCTGCAAATACCCCTGAGCCTGAACGCAATCTTCTTAATCCAGAGAATGATTCAGAGTAA